TCCTGGTGCCGTGGCCGAACCGGTTGCGCGACGGCCGGTACACGCTGGACGGGGAGACCTTCCAGCTGCCGGTGAACGAGCCGGACCGTGGCACGGCCCTGCACGGGCTGGGCTGCTGGTACCGCTGGGAGCTGGTCCGGGCCGCCGCGGACGAGATGACGCTCGAGCTCGCCCTCCCCGCGCAGAAGGGCTGGCCGTTCCAGCTCACGACGCGCGTGACGTACCGCGTGGACGCCGTCGACGGCCTGGAGGTGCGGGTCCGCACCACCAACGTCGGCGGTGGGAGCGCTCCCTACGGCGTGGGCTTCCACCCCTGGCTGTCCACCGGCGGCGCGGACCTCGACGACTGCGTCGTGCGCCTCGACGCGGGCTCGCACGTCACCGTGGACGACCGCCTCCTGCCGACCGGCGTCGAGCCCGTCACGGGCGACCACGACCTGCGCTCCGCCCGCTCGATGAAGGGCCTCGACCTGGACGACGCGTGGGTGGACGCCACGCGGGACGCCGACGGTCTGTCCTGGTGCCTCCTGGAGCGGCCCGACGGCAGCACGGCGGCCGTGTGGATGGACGAGTCCATGGACTGCTGGCAGGTCTGCTCGGCGGACCACATCGCCGGGTACGAGCGCTTCGGCCTCGCCGCCGAGCCGATGAGCTGCTACGCCGACGCCTACAACTCGGGCGACCGGCTCGTGCGTCTCGCGCCGGGCGACAGCCACGAGGTGCGCTGGGGTGCGACCCTGCGCTGAGCCGCCACCGGGTCCGCGTCGGTGGAAGGTCGTGGACGTCACGTTCACACCTCGTGCCCGAAACGTCACGAATCCCCCGCTCGTCCCTCCCCACACCCCGAGGACGCGAGCAGGCACGGCGTGGGATCATGCGGTGCTGCGCCGGGTCCGGTGACAATGACGGCGCAGGAAGCGACAGGCAGGGGATGGTGACGGGTCGTGACCGAGCGACAGGTGCGCATCTGCGTGGTGGGCGACGAGCTCAGCGCCGGCGTCGGCGACGCCCGCGCGCTGGGCTGGACCGGCAGGGTGCTGGCACGGACCCGGTTCGACCGGCCGGCGATGACGTTCGTGCTGGCGGTGCCCGGCGAGGGCACGTCGGCGCTGGGCGCCCGGTGGGAGGCGGAGACGGACTCACGGTTCGGGCCGGAGGCCACGCACGACAACCGTCTGGTCGTCGCCCTGGGGCGGCACGACCTCGACCCGGGACTGTCGGTGGCGCGGTCGCGGCTCAACCTGGCGAACATCCTCGACATGGCGGACAGCCGGCGGCTGTCGACGTTCGTCGTCGGGCCGCCCCCGGGGCGTCCCGAGGACGGCGGCCGCATCGCCGAGCTGTCGGCGGCGTTCGCGGACGTCGCGAGCCGCCGCCGCGTGCCCTACGTCGACACGTACACGCCGCTGGTGCAGCACGAGCAGTGGCTGGCCGACCTCGCGACCACGGGCGACACCTACCCGGGTCAGGCGGGGTACGGCCTCATGGCGTGGCTGGTGCTGCACACCGGGTGGCACGCCTGGCTCGGGGTGCCCGCCGAGGGCGAGTGAGGCCGTCGCCCGCCCTCGGGCCGGCCGCCGCGACCGAGGTCTCCTCG
This Isoptericola jiangsuensis DNA region includes the following protein-coding sequences:
- a CDS encoding aldose 1-epimerase family protein, with translation MNTTLETAVPSGAQHRISAGDHTATIVEVGAMVREYRVGDRDVFVPFDVAELAPVYNAAVLVPWPNRLRDGRYTLDGETFQLPVNEPDRGTALHGLGCWYRWELVRAAADEMTLELALPAQKGWPFQLTTRVTYRVDAVDGLEVRVRTTNVGGGSAPYGVGFHPWLSTGGADLDDCVVRLDAGSHVTVDDRLLPTGVEPVTGDHDLRSARSMKGLDLDDAWVDATRDADGLSWCLLERPDGSTAAVWMDESMDCWQVCSADHIAGYERFGLAAEPMSCYADAYNSGDRLVRLAPGDSHEVRWGATLR
- a CDS encoding GDSL-type esterase/lipase family protein, with amino-acid sequence MTERQVRICVVGDELSAGVGDARALGWTGRVLARTRFDRPAMTFVLAVPGEGTSALGARWEAETDSRFGPEATHDNRLVVALGRHDLDPGLSVARSRLNLANILDMADSRRLSTFVVGPPPGRPEDGGRIAELSAAFADVASRRRVPYVDTYTPLVQHEQWLADLATTGDTYPGQAGYGLMAWLVLHTGWHAWLGVPAEGE